The following nucleotide sequence is from Rhodospirillales bacterium.
TATGACGACATTATCGCGTTTTTGAAAACGCGCGGGTTTCACGCCCATATGATTGTTGAGAATAACTTTTCACGCAAATTAAACCGCCAGCTTCAGGTGGATGGTATTTTTTATAAGGATTAAACATGACCCAAAAACTTGTCGTACTTCCCGGTGACGGGATTGGCCCGGAGATTGTGGCGGAAGCGCTGAAAGTGCTTGAATGGCTGCGCGAGCATGCCGGGCTGGAGGTTGAGGTCGAGCATGATTTGATCGGCGGGCAGGCCTATGACGCCTATGGCACACCGTTTGCCGATGAAACGCTGAAAAAATGCCGGAGCGCGGACGCGATTTTGATGGGCAGCGTTGGCGGGCCGAGGTGGGACGGTGTGGATTACGACAAGCGCCCGGAAGCGGGGCTTTTGCGTATACGCAAAGAGCTGGATCTGTTTGCGAATTTGCGCCCGGCGCTTGTGTTTGACGCGCTGGTGGATGCCTCTTCATTGAAGCCTGAGATTGTGAGGGGGCTGGATATATTGATCGTGCGCGAGCTGACCGGCGGGGTGTATTTCGGAGAGCCGCGGGGGATTGAGAATCTGGGGGGTGGTGAGCGCCGTGGGTTTAACACACAGACCTATACGAGCGGCGAGATTCAGCGTATTGGCCGGGTGGCGTTTGATCTGGCGCGTACCCGCTCAACTCGCTGGCATTCCGGCGGATGTGGTAAAGTGACCTCCTGCGAAAAGGCCAATGTGATGGAAAGCGGTAAGCTCTGGCGTGAGGAGATTACTGCTTTGCAGGCGTCGGATTATGCGGATGTTGCGTTGGAACATATGTATGCGGATAATTGCGCGATGCAACTGTGCCGGTATCCGCGGCAGTTTGATGTGATTGTGACCGATAATCTGTTTGGCGATATTTTGAGCGACGAGGCGGCGATGCTGACCGGGTCTTTGGGCATGT
It contains:
- the leuB gene encoding 3-isopropylmalate dehydrogenase yields the protein MTQKLVVLPGDGIGPEIVAEALKVLEWLREHAGLEVEVEHDLIGGQAYDAYGTPFADETLKKCRSADAILMGSVGGPRWDGVDYDKRPEAGLLRIRKELDLFANLRPALVFDALVDASSLKPEIVRGLDILIVRELTGGVYFGEPRGIENLGGGERRGFNTQTYTSGEIQRIGRVAFDLARTRSTRWHSGGCGKVTSCEKANVMESGKLWREEITALQASDYADVALEHMYADNCAMQLCRYPRQFDVIVTDNLFGDILSDEAAMLTGSLGMLPSASLGAPDAPGLYEPAHGSAPDIAGQNKANPLATILSLSMALRYSLERADLADLIEQSVQAVLDAGVRTADIMSEGCREVSTSAMGDALIEALSEAKSKAA